In one Halorubrum sp. CBA1229 genomic region, the following are encoded:
- a CDS encoding complex I NDUFA9 subunit family protein, translating into MKVLVAGGTGFIGSYLCRALAERGHDVTALARSGGEPSEGVDVATGDVTDYDSIAGAVEGQDAVVNLVALSPLFEPKGGNVMHDRIHRGGTENLVRAAEDAGVEGFLQLSALGADPDGDTAYIRAKGQAEEIVRESDLDWTIFRPSVVFGEGGEFVSFTKRLKGMFAPGVPLYPLPGGGKTRFQPIHVEDLVPMLADALEDDEHVGETYEIGGPETLTLRQVTDLVYEAEKKGVTIVPLPMPLAKVGLTVLGAVPGFPMGPDQYRSLQFDNTTADNDIAAFGVETDELTTLAAHLGVR; encoded by the coding sequence ATGAAAGTGTTGGTGGCAGGCGGAACCGGATTCATCGGGTCGTACCTCTGTCGCGCGCTCGCCGAGAGAGGCCACGACGTGACGGCCCTCGCGCGGTCGGGCGGGGAGCCGTCCGAGGGCGTCGACGTCGCCACGGGAGACGTCACGGACTACGACTCGATCGCCGGGGCGGTCGAGGGACAGGACGCCGTGGTGAATCTGGTCGCGCTCTCGCCGCTGTTCGAGCCGAAGGGGGGTAACGTGATGCACGACCGCATCCACCGGGGCGGGACGGAGAACCTCGTGCGCGCCGCCGAGGACGCCGGCGTCGAGGGGTTCCTCCAGCTGAGCGCGCTCGGGGCCGACCCCGACGGCGACACGGCGTACATCCGGGCGAAGGGCCAGGCGGAGGAGATCGTCCGCGAGAGCGACCTCGACTGGACGATCTTCCGCCCCTCGGTCGTCTTCGGCGAGGGCGGAGAGTTCGTCTCGTTCACCAAGCGGCTGAAGGGGATGTTCGCGCCCGGCGTCCCGCTGTACCCGCTCCCGGGCGGCGGGAAGACCCGGTTCCAGCCGATCCACGTGGAGGACCTCGTGCCGATGCTGGCCGACGCGCTGGAGGACGACGAACACGTCGGCGAGACGTACGAGATCGGCGGTCCGGAGACGCTGACGCTCCGGCAGGTGACCGACCTCGTGTACGAGGCCGAGAAGAAGGGCGTCACCATCGTCCCGCTGCCGATGCCGCTCGCCAAGGTCGGCCTGACGGTGCTCGGCGCCGTCCCCGGCTTCCCGATGGGGCCCGACCAGTACCGGTCGTTGCAGTTCGACAACACGACCGCCGACAACGACATCGCCGCCTTCGGCGTCGAGACCGACGAACTGACCACGCTCGCCGCGCACCTCGGCGTCCGATGA
- a CDS encoding SDR family oxidoreductase, with amino-acid sequence MDPTVAITGATSGIGRAVAEAFVDEGAFVAVSGRDGAAVDRTVAELNGAAGDGDGPEDADGDAPAGDGDAPAGDDGAGPAAGTAWGERVDVRDEFDLERFFQRAAREGGPIDVVFANAAVFHGAPGERPTDELSYADYDDTMRTNARGVFATIAEAVPHLADDARVIVPSGSVAHESKAGMGAYAVSKAAAEAVARGFAADLEAAVGVVDPGLVATDLTGKERARDPESVAPLFVWAATEAPAEDLNGERLGLREWKKATR; translated from the coding sequence ATGGATCCGACGGTCGCGATCACCGGCGCAACGAGCGGGATCGGGCGGGCGGTCGCCGAGGCGTTCGTCGACGAGGGGGCGTTCGTCGCCGTCTCCGGCCGCGACGGCGCCGCCGTCGACCGGACCGTCGCCGAGCTGAACGGCGCGGCGGGCGACGGGGACGGTCCCGAGGACGCCGACGGCGACGCTCCCGCCGGGGACGGCGACGCTCCCGCCGGGGACGACGGGGCGGGACCGGCCGCCGGGACCGCGTGGGGCGAACGCGTCGACGTCCGCGACGAGTTCGACCTCGAACGCTTCTTCCAGCGGGCCGCCCGGGAGGGCGGGCCGATCGACGTCGTGTTCGCGAACGCCGCCGTCTTCCACGGGGCGCCCGGCGAGCGCCCGACGGACGAGCTCAGCTACGCCGACTACGACGACACGATGCGCACCAACGCCCGCGGCGTCTTCGCGACTATCGCCGAGGCGGTCCCGCACCTCGCGGACGACGCGCGGGTGATCGTCCCCTCCGGGTCGGTCGCCCACGAGTCGAAAGCCGGCATGGGCGCGTACGCGGTCTCGAAGGCCGCGGCGGAGGCGGTCGCGCGCGGGTTCGCGGCCGACCTCGAGGCGGCGGTCGGCGTCGTCGACCCCGGGCTCGTCGCGACCGACCTCACGGGGAAGGAGCGCGCCCGCGACCCCGAGAGCGTCGCCCCGCTGTTCGTCTGGGCGGCCACCGAGGCGCCCGCCGAGGACCTGAACGGCGAGCGACTGGGGCTGCGCGAATGGAAGAAAGCGACGCGATAA
- a CDS encoding mechanosensitive ion channel family protein, translated as MLPLQFGGAGLSAALAGVLFSVTLFLVGFVGVLLLGKVLLVPAVERVLSSRGFDGAVRSLGSSVTNAVVWVAAIAIGFTMAGYGAFLSAFAVFGGAIALAIGFAAQDLLGNFVAGIFILKDKPFEVGDWIEWDGNAGRVEDIDLRVSRVRTFDNERITVPNGDLANSAVTNPVAYETLRQKFVFGIGYDDDIAQATDIITEKAEAHEEILDDPGVSVRLVELGDSAVGLQSRWWIDDPDRGDFVRVRSEYVTAVKEAFDEAGIDMPYVHRQLTGSVEVLESVADDE; from the coding sequence ATGCTACCACTACAGTTCGGCGGTGCCGGATTGAGCGCGGCGCTGGCGGGGGTCCTGTTTTCGGTGACGCTGTTCCTCGTCGGGTTCGTCGGCGTGTTGCTGCTGGGGAAGGTCCTGCTCGTGCCCGCGGTCGAGCGGGTACTGAGTTCGCGCGGGTTCGACGGGGCCGTTCGCAGCCTCGGATCGAGCGTGACGAACGCCGTCGTCTGGGTCGCGGCGATCGCCATCGGGTTCACGATGGCCGGCTACGGCGCGTTCCTCTCGGCGTTCGCCGTCTTCGGCGGCGCCATCGCGCTCGCGATCGGCTTCGCCGCCCAAGACCTCCTCGGCAACTTCGTCGCCGGGATCTTCATCCTGAAGGACAAGCCGTTCGAGGTCGGCGACTGGATCGAGTGGGACGGGAACGCCGGGCGCGTCGAGGACATCGACCTGCGCGTCTCGCGGGTCCGGACGTTCGACAACGAGCGGATCACGGTGCCGAACGGCGACCTCGCGAACAGCGCCGTCACGAACCCGGTCGCCTACGAGACGCTGCGCCAGAAGTTCGTCTTCGGGATCGGCTACGACGACGACATCGCGCAGGCGACCGACATCATCACGGAGAAGGCGGAGGCTCACGAGGAGATCCTCGACGACCCGGGCGTCTCCGTCCGGCTCGTCGAGCTCGGCGACTCGGCCGTGGGGCTCCAGTCGCGCTGGTGGATCGACGACCCGGACCGCGGGGACTTCGTCCGGGTGCGCTCGGAGTACGTCACCGCGGTGAAGGAGGCGTTCGACGAGGCCGGCATCGACATGCCGTACGTCCACCGGCAGCTCACCGGCAGCGTCGAGGTGCTCGAGTCCGTCGCCGACGACGAGTAA
- the thiE gene encoding thiamine phosphate synthase codes for MNPTEWRTYLVTQASRSAGRDTETVVEAAIAGGVDAVQLREKDVPDDERYEIGRRLRELTADAGVPLIVNDRVDIAAAVGADGVHLGQSDLPIGVAREQLGEAAVVGRSASTVEQARAAEEAGADYLGVGAVYGTESKAVPDAKDGIGTERVRELAEAVEIPVIGIGGITADNAAPVVEAGATGVAALSAIAAADDPGTTTAALREAVTE; via the coding sequence ATGAATCCCACGGAGTGGCGGACGTATCTCGTGACGCAGGCGAGCCGGTCGGCGGGTCGCGACACCGAGACTGTCGTCGAGGCGGCGATCGCGGGCGGCGTCGACGCCGTGCAGCTCCGCGAGAAGGACGTGCCCGACGACGAGCGGTACGAGATCGGGCGACGGCTGCGGGAGCTCACGGCCGACGCCGGCGTCCCCCTGATCGTCAACGACCGGGTCGACATCGCCGCCGCGGTCGGCGCCGACGGCGTCCACCTCGGGCAGTCCGACCTGCCGATCGGGGTCGCGCGCGAGCAGCTCGGGGAGGCGGCGGTCGTCGGGCGCTCCGCCTCCACGGTCGAGCAGGCGCGGGCCGCCGAGGAGGCGGGCGCGGACTACCTCGGCGTCGGCGCGGTGTACGGGACGGAGTCGAAGGCGGTGCCCGACGCGAAGGACGGGATCGGGACCGAGCGCGTTCGGGAGCTCGCCGAGGCCGTCGAGATTCCGGTGATCGGGATCGGCGGGATCACCGCCGACAACGCGGCGCCGGTCGTCGAGGCGGGCGCGACCGGCGTGGCGGCGCTCTCGGCGATCGCGGCCGCGGACGACCCGGGAACGACGACCGCGGCGCTGCGGGAGGCGGTCACGGAGTGA
- a CDS encoding SDR family oxidoreductase produces the protein MTLADPDLSGSTAFITGTTRGIGKQLALALADRGCNVVSTGKTTDDDDSELAGSIEQTAREVRDRGAEALALELDLRDEDRVEAVVEEAIDHFGEVDVVINNASAIQLANVADLPADRFDLLTDVNVRGTHLVAHAFADHLAGLDGAWLLSNSPPVTTDRSPGKAPYAWSKLGMSFITLSLAEELASDGVGCNTFWPVTTVDTRATRYFGLGTEDDWRTPEIVSDAVLEILARDPAECTGHSFYDEALLREAGVTDFSDYNLTDGDPAPMSARLFDPEFEREA, from the coding sequence ATGACACTCGCGGACCCCGACCTCTCGGGCTCGACGGCGTTCATCACCGGCACGACCCGCGGCATCGGCAAGCAGCTCGCGCTCGCGCTCGCCGACCGCGGCTGTAACGTCGTCTCGACGGGCAAGACGACCGACGACGACGACTCCGAGCTGGCGGGGTCGATCGAGCAGACGGCCCGCGAGGTGCGCGACCGCGGGGCCGAGGCGCTCGCGCTCGAACTCGACCTCCGCGACGAGGACCGCGTCGAGGCTGTCGTCGAGGAAGCGATCGATCACTTCGGCGAGGTCGACGTCGTCATCAACAACGCGAGCGCGATCCAGCTGGCGAACGTCGCCGACCTGCCGGCCGATCGGTTCGATCTGTTGACCGACGTGAACGTCCGGGGGACCCACCTCGTCGCGCACGCGTTCGCCGACCACCTCGCGGGGCTCGACGGGGCGTGGCTCCTGTCGAACTCGCCGCCGGTCACGACCGACCGCTCGCCGGGGAAGGCGCCGTACGCGTGGTCGAAGCTCGGGATGTCGTTTATTACGCTCTCGCTGGCCGAGGAGCTGGCGAGCGACGGCGTCGGCTGTAACACGTTCTGGCCGGTGACGACGGTCGACACCCGCGCGACCCGCTACTTCGGGCTCGGGACCGAGGACGACTGGCGCACCCCGGAGATCGTCTCCGACGCGGTGCTCGAGATTCTCGCGCGCGACCCCGCGGAGTGCACGGGCCACAGCTTCTACGACGAGGCGCTCCTCCGCGAGGCGGGGGTCACCGACTTCTCCGACTACAACCTCACCGACGGCGACCCGGCACCGATGTCGGCGCGGTTGTTCGATCCTGAGTTCGAACGCGAAGCGTGA
- the cofC gene encoding 2-phospho-L-lactate guanylyltransferase, protein MEVLVPFSTDRPKSRLSGALDPDERAAFSLAMLRDVLDAVRAAGGDPRVLATGPVDADLECPVDVDERPLTDAVNAALDAHFDESPEGATPVAVVMADLALATPAALRELFAAGREADVAIAPGRGGGTNAFVASSPDFRVDYHGASYLDHRRIAAEVGAGVAVVDSHRLATDVDEPADLAEVLIHAEADGEGGGSGGSEAARWLRDAGFALDAAGGRVGVERE, encoded by the coding sequence ATGGAGGTCCTCGTCCCGTTCTCGACCGACCGCCCCAAGTCCCGACTCTCGGGCGCTCTCGACCCCGACGAGCGGGCGGCGTTCTCGCTCGCGATGCTCCGGGACGTCCTCGACGCGGTCCGCGCGGCCGGCGGCGACCCGCGGGTGCTCGCGACGGGGCCGGTCGACGCCGATCTGGAGTGTCCCGTCGACGTCGACGAGCGGCCGCTGACCGACGCGGTCAACGCGGCGCTCGACGCTCACTTCGATGAGTCACCAGAGGGTGCGACACCCGTCGCCGTCGTCATGGCGGACCTCGCGCTCGCGACGCCGGCGGCGCTCCGGGAGCTGTTCGCGGCCGGGCGCGAGGCGGACGTCGCGATCGCGCCCGGCCGCGGCGGTGGGACGAACGCGTTCGTCGCGAGCTCTCCCGATTTCCGGGTCGATTACCACGGCGCCTCCTACCTCGACCACCGGCGGATCGCCGCGGAGGTCGGCGCGGGCGTCGCGGTCGTCGACTCCCACCGGCTCGCGACCGACGTGGACGAGCCCGCGGACCTCGCCGAGGTGCTGATCCACGCCGAGGCGGACGGCGAGGGCGGCGGTAGCGGTGGGAGCGAAGCGGCGCGGTGGCTCCGCGACGCCGGCTTCGCGCTCGACGCGGCGGGCGGACGGGTCGGCGTCGAGCGGGAGTAG
- the cofG gene encoding 7,8-didemethyl-8-hydroxy-5-deazariboflavin synthase subunit CofG codes for MFTAADEYGIDLSLDADRVERLLSVTPADVDPAERLTFARNVFVPLTTACRYTCTYCTYYDVPGEASLLSPEEVRERCRVGADAGCTEALFTFGDEPDDRYTEIHAQLGEWGFDSVHDYLYRACEIALEEGLLPHSNPGDLTEAQFAALREVNASMGVMLETTADVDAHSGGRRKTPGQRLNTIRAAGRQGVPFTTGILVGIGEGWRDRAESLLAIRELHERHGHVQEVIVQNVVPNERSDFAKPDLSTMRRVVAMARAALPPEVSVQVPPNLSPAADLVGCGIDDLGGVSPVTDDYINPAYEWPDLDGLRAVADAGGMPLRERLPTYARYLPDGVRPAGVDPAPAPTGRDAWIPPAVRERIRAGDVHGRRLRGVARGDGPLAVRGD; via the coding sequence GTGTTCACGGCGGCCGACGAGTACGGGATCGACTTATCGCTCGACGCGGACCGCGTCGAGCGGCTGCTCTCGGTGACGCCCGCCGACGTCGATCCCGCCGAGCGGCTCACCTTCGCGCGAAACGTCTTCGTGCCGCTGACGACCGCCTGTCGGTACACCTGCACCTACTGCACCTACTACGACGTCCCCGGCGAGGCCTCCCTGCTCTCGCCCGAGGAGGTCCGCGAGCGCTGTCGCGTCGGCGCCGACGCCGGCTGCACGGAGGCGCTGTTCACGTTCGGCGACGAGCCGGACGACCGGTACACGGAGATCCACGCGCAGCTCGGCGAGTGGGGGTTCGACTCGGTCCACGACTATCTCTACCGGGCCTGCGAAATCGCCCTGGAGGAGGGGCTGCTCCCGCACTCGAACCCCGGCGACCTCACGGAGGCGCAGTTCGCGGCGCTCCGCGAGGTGAACGCCTCGATGGGCGTCATGCTGGAGACGACCGCCGACGTCGACGCCCACAGCGGGGGCCGCCGGAAGACCCCCGGCCAGCGGCTCAACACGATCCGGGCGGCGGGCCGACAGGGCGTGCCGTTCACCACCGGCATCCTCGTCGGCATCGGCGAGGGCTGGCGCGACCGCGCGGAGAGCCTGCTCGCGATCCGCGAGCTCCACGAGCGCCACGGGCACGTCCAGGAGGTGATCGTGCAGAACGTCGTCCCGAACGAGCGGTCGGACTTCGCGAAGCCGGACCTGTCGACGATGCGCCGCGTCGTCGCGATGGCCCGGGCCGCGCTCCCGCCGGAGGTGTCGGTGCAGGTGCCGCCGAACCTCTCGCCCGCGGCCGACCTCGTTGGCTGCGGGATCGACGACCTCGGGGGCGTCTCGCCGGTGACGGACGACTACATCAACCCGGCCTACGAGTGGCCCGACCTCGACGGGCTCCGAGCGGTCGCCGACGCCGGCGGGATGCCCCTTCGCGAGCGGCTCCCGACCTACGCGCGATACCTCCCGGACGGCGTCCGCCCGGCGGGCGTCGACCCCGCCCCGGCGCCGACCGGCCGCGACGCGTGGATCCCGCCGGCGGTCCGCGAGCGGATCCGCGCGGGCGACGTCCACGGGCGGCGGCTCCGCGGGGTCGCGCGGGGTGACGGGCCGCTCGCGGTCCGCGGCGACTGA
- a CDS encoding tubulin/FtsZ family protein has product MKLAMIGFGQAGGKVVDKFLEYDKRTGSEIVRAAAAVNTAKADLMGLEHIAEDQRVLIGQSRVKGHGVGADNELGAEIAEEDIDEVQGAIDSIPVHEVDAFLVVAGLGGGTGSGGAPVLAKHLKRIYTEPVYGLGVLPGSDEGGIYTLNAARSFQTFVREVDNLMVFDNDAWRKTGESVQGGYEEINEEIVRRFGILFGAGEIQQGQEVAESVVDSSEIINTLSGGGVSTVGYAEEEVEERSSGGLLSRLRNDDGEDELDSAHTTNRITSLVRKAALGRLTLPCEIEGAERALLVLAGPPEYLNRKGIERGRKWLEEQTGSMEVRGGDYPYRGAGFVATVILLAGVTNVPRIKELQQVAIEAQDNLDEIREESDENLDELVSDDSDELESLF; this is encoded by the coding sequence ATGAAACTTGCAATGATCGGATTCGGACAGGCGGGGGGGAAAGTTGTCGACAAGTTCCTGGAGTACGACAAACGGACGGGATCGGAGATCGTCCGTGCGGCCGCGGCCGTCAACACGGCCAAGGCCGATCTCATGGGCCTCGAGCACATCGCCGAGGACCAGCGCGTGCTCATCGGGCAGTCCCGGGTGAAGGGCCACGGGGTCGGCGCGGACAACGAGCTCGGCGCGGAGATCGCCGAGGAGGACATCGACGAGGTGCAGGGGGCCATCGACTCGATCCCGGTCCACGAGGTCGACGCGTTCCTCGTCGTCGCCGGGCTCGGCGGCGGCACCGGCTCCGGGGGGGCGCCGGTGCTCGCGAAACACCTCAAGCGGATCTACACCGAGCCCGTCTACGGGCTCGGCGTCCTACCGGGCAGCGACGAGGGGGGCATTTACACCCTCAACGCGGCCCGCTCGTTCCAGACGTTCGTCCGCGAGGTGGACAACCTGATGGTGTTCGACAACGACGCCTGGCGGAAGACGGGCGAGTCCGTCCAGGGCGGCTACGAGGAGATCAACGAGGAGATCGTCCGGCGGTTCGGTATCCTCTTCGGCGCGGGCGAGATCCAGCAGGGCCAGGAGGTCGCCGAGAGCGTCGTCGACTCCTCGGAGATCATCAACACGCTCTCCGGCGGCGGCGTCTCCACGGTCGGCTACGCGGAGGAGGAGGTCGAGGAGCGTTCCTCCGGCGGGCTGCTCTCGCGGCTCCGCAACGACGACGGGGAAGACGAGCTCGACAGCGCGCACACCACGAACCGCATCACCAGCCTCGTCCGCAAGGCGGCGCTGGGCCGGCTCACGCTCCCCTGCGAGATCGAGGGCGCCGAGCGCGCGCTGCTCGTGCTCGCGGGGCCGCCGGAGTACCTCAACCGGAAGGGCATCGAGCGCGGCCGGAAGTGGCTCGAAGAGCAGACCGGCTCGATGGAGGTCCGCGGCGGGGACTACCCGTACCGCGGCGCGGGCTTCGTCGCGACCGTGATCCTGCTGGCGGGCGTCACGAACGTCCCGCGGATCAAGGAGCTCCAGCAGGTCGCCATCGAGGCGCAGGACAACTTAGACGAGATCCGCGAGGAGAGCGACGAGAACCTCGACGAGCTCGTCAGCGACGACAGCGACGAGCTGGAATCCCTGTTCTAG
- a CDS encoding MATE family efflux transporter — protein MRSRLRAAAARLRGALSRVGSATADGLDRAGVIDRGRLGETLDLAWPRVVTGFAIMSKNTVDLAVVGIALGAPSVAGMAFAFAYWQLAKFVSIGLAGGTVSLVSQNYGGGEGDRAALVVKGSLVVALALVVPIVVGFVAFAEPLIALVGGEGTALRAGTVYLAVTAPALAFEFFNMIASRTYAGVGDTFTPMVVRAGGALLNVALTVWLVLGVGLGVLGAGLGTALSIAAVGVALSWGMTGRSYFGRGASPVPIRRAGPWIDAGLVRQLVRVSAPLIGRRVAEGVAVFPLLWVASSFGDATVAALEVGRRVRALLGSFSWGFSIAASTLVGQRLGAGEESLATEYARDVIRLSAVVYVLASAVVLLAADPIAGVFVDDPAAVAATATFVVVAAVSAIPLGIGGSVTGSLRGAGDTRWPFAASMIGSYVVAIPVALLGLVTPLGVGGLYAAVIVEKLVPTGLNLARFRSNRWQAVSRQYRPDAADGDASVDEERSTD, from the coding sequence ATGCGATCACGACTCCGGGCGGCGGCCGCTCGGCTCCGGGGCGCCCTCTCCCGGGTCGGCTCGGCGACGGCGGACGGGCTCGACCGCGCCGGCGTCATCGACCGCGGTCGGCTCGGCGAAACCCTCGACCTGGCGTGGCCCCGGGTCGTCACCGGGTTCGCGATTATGTCGAAGAACACGGTGGACCTGGCGGTCGTCGGCATCGCGCTCGGGGCGCCCTCGGTCGCCGGGATGGCCTTCGCGTTCGCCTACTGGCAGCTCGCGAAGTTCGTCTCCATCGGGCTCGCGGGCGGGACGGTGTCGCTCGTCTCGCAGAACTACGGCGGCGGCGAGGGCGACCGCGCCGCGCTCGTCGTCAAGGGGTCGCTCGTCGTCGCGCTGGCGCTCGTCGTCCCCATCGTCGTCGGCTTCGTCGCGTTCGCCGAGCCGCTGATCGCGCTCGTCGGCGGCGAGGGGACCGCGCTCCGGGCCGGGACGGTGTACCTCGCCGTCACCGCGCCGGCGCTCGCCTTCGAGTTCTTCAACATGATCGCGAGCCGCACGTACGCCGGCGTCGGCGACACGTTCACGCCGATGGTGGTCCGGGCCGGGGGCGCGCTCCTCAACGTCGCGCTCACCGTCTGGCTCGTGCTCGGCGTCGGCCTCGGCGTGCTCGGCGCGGGGCTCGGCACCGCCCTCTCCATCGCCGCCGTCGGGGTCGCGCTCTCGTGGGGAATGACCGGTCGGTCGTACTTCGGCCGCGGCGCCTCGCCAGTCCCGATCCGGCGCGCCGGGCCGTGGATCGACGCCGGGCTCGTCCGACAGCTCGTCCGGGTCTCCGCCCCCCTTATCGGGCGCCGAGTGGCCGAGGGGGTCGCCGTCTTCCCCCTGCTGTGGGTCGCCTCCTCGTTCGGCGACGCGACCGTCGCGGCCCTCGAAGTGGGCCGGCGCGTCCGTGCGCTCCTCGGAAGCTTCAGCTGGGGCTTCTCCATCGCCGCGAGCACGCTCGTCGGCCAGCGGCTCGGCGCGGGGGAGGAGTCGCTCGCGACCGAGTACGCCCGCGACGTGATCCGGCTGTCGGCGGTCGTCTACGTGCTCGCGTCGGCGGTCGTCCTCCTCGCCGCCGACCCGATCGCGGGCGTGTTCGTCGACGACCCGGCGGCCGTGGCGGCGACCGCGACGTTCGTCGTCGTCGCCGCCGTCTCCGCGATACCGCTCGGCATCGGCGGCTCGGTGACGGGGTCGCTGCGCGGCGCCGGCGACACCCGGTGGCCGTTCGCGGCGTCGATGATCGGGTCGTACGTCGTCGCGATCCCCGTCGCGCTGCTCGGGCTGGTGACGCCGCTGGGCGTCGGCGGGCTGTACGCGGCGGTGATAGTCGAGAAGCTGGTGCCGACCGGGCTGAACCTCGCGCGGTTCCGGTCGAACCGGTGGCAGGCCGTCAGCCGGCAGTACCGGCCGGACGCGGCGGACGGCGACGCGTCGGTCGACGAAGAGCGGTCGACCGATTAA